One Defluviimonas aquaemixtae DNA segment encodes these proteins:
- a CDS encoding relaxase/mobilization nuclease domain-containing protein, giving the protein MTDTEHDFRIRPGKTRSTRTPRSKSFVNQVLHAAQKAGHTGPSRSPGRRGRSTFGRGHGRFGRSRLFSPARRVVVKARIARHKGRAYRAAPLSTHLTYLRRDGVSKDGANGLLFDAKTDGLYCSDFAARCEDDRHHFRFIISPEDAAEMEDLRGFTRDLARRMEADLGTRLDWIAVDHWNTDNPHVHLIVRGVDDRGGDLVIARDYISSGLRSRAEDLVALELGPKPEHEIRHALEREVTAERWTRLDRELRYQADDLGLLDLRPSAPGPADPQIRRLMIGRLQYLWRLGLASDGRPGEWMLGLEAERTLRDLSERGDIIKTMHRAFAERGQDRGFSDFAIDAGRPGDPIIGRLVETGLYDEQTGTAYAVIDGTDGRAHHVRFRGLDAFEHTPASGGIVEVRRFSGADDPRPTLVLANRSDLDLQGQITAPGATWLDHRLVQRSRMPLAMGGFGAEVRDALDARAEHLVDEGLAQRQGQRIIFQRNLLATLRQRELDATGWTLEAETGLQHQPAKPGEHVSGTYTRQLRLTSGRYAMIEGIGPDGGRSFQLVPWSREIEPRLGQHITGIVRGGGGIDWSLGRKRGLGI; this is encoded by the coding sequence ATGACCGACACCGAGCACGACTTCCGGATCCGACCGGGCAAAACCCGTAGCACCCGAACGCCGCGTTCCAAGAGCTTCGTGAACCAGGTGCTGCACGCGGCACAGAAAGCCGGGCATACCGGGCCATCGCGCAGTCCGGGTCGGCGAGGGCGCTCGACTTTCGGGCGTGGCCATGGCCGGTTTGGGCGCAGCCGACTGTTCTCGCCCGCGCGCCGCGTTGTCGTCAAAGCCCGTATCGCCCGTCACAAGGGCCGGGCCTATCGCGCGGCTCCGCTCTCGACCCATCTCACCTATCTGCGCCGCGACGGCGTCAGCAAGGATGGGGCGAATGGCCTGCTCTTCGATGCCAAGACCGACGGTCTGTACTGTTCCGACTTCGCAGCACGATGCGAGGATGACCGGCACCATTTCCGCTTCATCATCTCGCCCGAGGACGCCGCCGAGATGGAGGACCTGCGCGGCTTCACCCGCGACCTTGCGCGCCGGATGGAGGCCGATCTCGGCACGCGGCTGGACTGGATCGCCGTGGATCACTGGAATACCGACAACCCCCATGTGCATCTGATCGTCCGCGGCGTGGATGATCGTGGCGGCGATCTCGTGATCGCGCGCGACTACATCAGCAGCGGGCTGCGGTCCCGCGCCGAGGATCTGGTCGCGCTGGAGCTCGGTCCGAAACCGGAGCACGAAATCCGGCATGCGCTCGAAAGGGAGGTCACGGCGGAACGCTGGACGCGCCTCGATCGGGAGCTGCGCTATCAGGCCGATGATCTCGGTCTGCTCGACCTGCGCCCCTCAGCACCCGGACCCGCGGACCCGCAAATCCGCCGGTTGATGATCGGCCGCCTTCAGTACCTTTGGAGACTCGGTCTCGCGTCGGACGGCCGCCCCGGCGAATGGATGCTCGGGCTCGAGGCCGAACGCACGCTCCGCGACCTGAGCGAGCGCGGCGACATCATCAAGACGATGCACCGCGCCTTCGCCGAGCGGGGGCAGGACCGCGGCTTCTCCGACTTCGCCATCGACGCGGGCAGGCCAGGGGACCCGATCATCGGGCGGCTTGTCGAGACCGGCTTGTATGACGAACAGACTGGCACCGCCTATGCCGTGATCGACGGGACAGATGGGCGCGCGCATCATGTCCGCTTCCGCGGTCTGGACGCCTTCGAGCACACGCCCGCGTCTGGCGGCATCGTCGAGGTCCGCCGCTTCAGCGGCGCGGACGATCCGCGTCCGACGCTTGTCCTGGCCAACCGGTCCGATCTCGACCTGCAAGGCCAGATCACCGCGCCCGGCGCGACCTGGCTCGATCACCGTCTGGTCCAACGTTCCCGCATGCCGCTTGCGATGGGCGGGTTCGGGGCGGAGGTCCGGGACGCCCTCGATGCCCGTGCCGAACATTTGGTGGATGAAGGGCTGGCCCAAAGGCAGGGACAGCGGATCATCTTTCAGCGGAATCTCCTCGCGACCCTGCGGCAGCGCGAGCTCGACGCCACGGGCTGGACGCTCGAGGCCGAGACCGGTCTCCAGCATCAACCCGCGAAACCCGGCGAGCATGTGTCCGGCACCTACACGCGGCAGCTCCGTCTGACCTCCGGCCGCTACGCGATGATCGAGGGTATCGGCCCCGACGGCGGTCGCAGTTTCCAGCTCGTCCCCTGGTCCCGCGAGATCGAGCCCCGCCTTGGCCAGCACATCACCGGGATCGTGCGCGGCGGCGGTGGGATCGACTGGAGCCTCGGGCGCAAGCGCGGGCTCGGCATCTGA
- a CDS encoding conjugal transfer protein TraG, translating into MTATKILWGQILAVFLIVLTTTWGATQWVAWRLGFQAQLGSPWFEAFGMPIYPPPAFFWWWYFYDAYARTVFWEGGAIAASGGFISIAVAIAMSVIRAREAADVDTYGSARWANRAEVEAAGLLGSDGVVLGKLDQDYLRHDGPEHVLCFAPTRSGKGVGLVVPSLLTWPGSAIVHDIKGENWDLTAGFRARHGRVLRFDPTSMTSAAYNPLLEVRRGEWEVRDVQNVADVLVDPEGSLEKRNHWEKTSHSLLVGAILHVLYAERDKTLAGVAAFLSDPHRPIEQTLEAMMAARHLGEADPHPVIASTARELLNKSDNERSGVLSTAMSFLGLYRDPVVAHVTRRCDWRIDDLIAADQPTTLYLVVPPSDISRTKPLIRLVLNQIGRRLTEDLKDTRRRHRVLMMLDEFPALGRLDFFESALAFMAGYGIKSFLIAQSLNQIEKAYGQNNAILDNCHVRVSFATNDERTAKRVSDALGTATEMKAMRNYAGHRLAPWLGHLMVSRSETARQLLTPGEIMQLPPDDEIVMVAGSPPIRAKKARYFEDRRFVDRVVPPPDPKQATPMLQDDPWSSLPTIAAATHSRASAPSTLADEANAGLRREPDLPEHVAAATEKTAEPAREFEMMLDDEPEDAAQQRQALQKQMRQVARQASLDRNDGIDL; encoded by the coding sequence ATGACCGCCACGAAAATCCTCTGGGGCCAGATCCTCGCCGTCTTCCTGATCGTGCTCACGACGACCTGGGGCGCAACGCAATGGGTGGCCTGGCGGCTGGGGTTTCAGGCGCAGCTGGGCAGCCCGTGGTTCGAGGCCTTCGGCATGCCGATCTACCCGCCGCCCGCCTTCTTCTGGTGGTGGTACTTCTACGACGCCTATGCGCGCACGGTGTTCTGGGAGGGCGGGGCGATCGCGGCCTCGGGCGGCTTCATCTCCATCGCCGTGGCCATCGCCATGTCCGTGATCCGGGCGCGCGAGGCCGCAGACGTCGATACCTATGGCTCGGCCCGCTGGGCGAACAGGGCCGAGGTCGAGGCCGCCGGGTTGCTGGGATCCGATGGTGTCGTGCTGGGCAAGCTGGATCAGGACTACCTGCGGCATGACGGGCCAGAGCACGTGCTCTGCTTTGCGCCGACCCGTTCGGGCAAGGGTGTGGGTCTCGTGGTCCCGTCGCTGCTGACCTGGCCGGGCTCCGCCATTGTCCATGACATCAAGGGCGAGAACTGGGACCTGACGGCTGGGTTCCGCGCGCGCCATGGCCGGGTGCTGCGTTTCGATCCGACAAGCATGACCTCGGCCGCATACAACCCGTTGCTCGAAGTGCGCAGGGGCGAGTGGGAGGTGCGCGATGTTCAGAACGTGGCAGACGTGCTGGTCGATCCCGAAGGCTCGCTGGAGAAGCGGAATCATTGGGAAAAGACTTCGCACTCGCTGCTGGTCGGCGCAATCCTGCATGTCCTCTATGCCGAGCGTGACAAGACACTGGCCGGCGTTGCCGCTTTCCTTTCCGACCCGCACCGTCCGATCGAGCAGACCCTCGAAGCGATGATGGCGGCGCGTCATCTGGGAGAGGCCGACCCGCATCCGGTCATTGCCTCGACCGCGCGGGAGCTTCTGAACAAGTCCGACAACGAACGCTCGGGCGTTCTGTCGACGGCGATGTCCTTCCTTGGCCTCTACCGCGATCCCGTCGTCGCCCATGTGACCCGGCGCTGCGACTGGCGGATCGACGATCTCATCGCCGCGGACCAGCCGACGACCCTCTACCTCGTCGTGCCGCCCTCGGACATCTCGCGCACCAAGCCGTTGATCCGGCTTGTGCTGAACCAGATCGGCCGCCGATTGACGGAGGACCTGAAGGACACGCGCCGCCGCCATCGCGTGCTCATGATGCTGGACGAATTCCCGGCGCTCGGACGGCTCGATTTCTTCGAAAGCGCACTGGCCTTCATGGCGGGCTACGGGATTAAGAGCTTCCTGATCGCCCAGTCGCTCAATCAGATCGAGAAGGCCTATGGCCAGAACAATGCCATTCTCGACAACTGCCATGTCCGGGTGAGCTTTGCCACCAATGACGAACGCACCGCCAAGCGCGTGTCGGATGCCCTCGGTACGGCGACCGAGATGAAGGCGATGAGGAACTACGCCGGGCACCGGCTGGCGCCCTGGCTGGGTCACCTCATGGTTTCGCGCTCTGAAACTGCGCGCCAACTCCTGACGCCCGGCGAGATCATGCAGCTGCCGCCCGACGACGAGATCGTCATGGTCGCAGGCTCCCCGCCGATCCGGGCGAAGAAGGCGCGGTATTTTGAGGACAGGCGGTTCGTCGATCGCGTAGTGCCGCCACCAGATCCGAAGCAAGCCACGCCGATGCTGCAGGATGATCCATGGTCATCTCTTCCGACCATCGCAGCCGCTACACATTCGCGCGCGTCGGCGCCGTCGACCCTTGCGGATGAGGCGAACGCAGGCCTGCGTCGGGAACCAGACTTGCCCGAGCATGTGGCCGCAGCCACAGAAAAGACCGCCGAACCGGCACGTGAATTCGAGATGATGCTCGATGATGAACCTGAGGATGCTGCACAGCAACGGCAGGCCCTTCAGAAGCAGATGAGGCAGGTGGCCCGGCAGGCTTCGCTCGACCGCAATGACGGCATCGATCTCTGA
- a CDS encoding ribbon-helix-helix protein, CopG family: MRDRLNLSLPAELIGRINDIADRKRVTRSAVVEAAVESFLSPDHADMQEAALMRRLDRLSRQVARLERDQRITTETLALFVRFWLTITTPIAPEQQAAAQAKGRERFDGFIETLGKRVQKGRWFADEVVGDTGPETSQDFSKDQ; encoded by the coding sequence ATGCGCGACCGTCTCAACCTGTCCCTGCCAGCTGAGTTGATCGGGCGGATCAACGACATCGCCGACCGGAAACGCGTGACCCGCTCGGCAGTCGTCGAGGCCGCGGTCGAGTCTTTCCTCTCTCCAGATCATGCCGACATGCAGGAGGCCGCGCTGATGCGCCGCCTCGACCGCCTCTCTCGCCAGGTTGCCCGCCTCGAACGCGACCAGCGCATCACAACGGAGACCCTCGCGCTATTCGTACGCTTCTGGCTCACCATCACAACACCGATTGCGCCGGAGCAACAGGCGGCAGCGCAGGCCAAAGGCCGCGAACGGTTTGATGGATTCATCGAGACGCTGGGCAAGCGGGTACAGAAGGGGCGGTGGTTTGCAGACGAGGTGGTGGGTGACACTGGACCCGAAACTTCACAGGACTTCAGCAAGGACCAGTGA
- a CDS encoding lytic transglycosylase domain-containing protein → MALISTKRSRRTTVDRPRITQVCATFLLSGLAVTGPVSPPAFAEAPTIQMDPMRDPHAAAIAEASARFVIPEHWIRAVMQAESEGDPRAVSHAGAMGLMQVMPGTWTVLRQDHGLGTDPFDPRDNIIAGTAYLRAMLDRYGTVGGMLAAYNAGPGRYDAYLSEARRLPAETRAYVAMLAPRLDGSAPLPSRATVADWREAGLFADSSAAHPLQNGSSPDARRPAHETGPAAPNPGIFVARPGAETRP, encoded by the coding sequence ATGGCGCTGATCAGCACGAAACGCAGTCGCCGGACAACGGTCGATCGACCCCGCATTACCCAAGTCTGCGCCACATTCCTTCTTTCCGGCCTTGCCGTGACGGGGCCAGTCAGCCCCCCGGCTTTCGCCGAAGCACCGACCATCCAAATGGATCCGATGCGCGATCCTCATGCAGCCGCTATCGCCGAAGCCTCTGCTCGCTTCGTGATCCCGGAACACTGGATCCGTGCCGTGATGCAGGCAGAAAGCGAAGGCGACCCGCGTGCGGTCAGCCATGCCGGGGCCATGGGACTGATGCAGGTCATGCCCGGCACATGGACCGTCTTGCGGCAGGACCACGGTCTCGGAACCGACCCGTTCGATCCGCGCGACAACATCATCGCCGGCACGGCCTATCTGCGCGCCATGCTCGATCGCTATGGCACCGTCGGCGGCATGCTCGCCGCTTACAATGCGGGGCCAGGCCGGTATGACGCATACCTCTCGGAGGCGCGTCGGCTTCCCGCCGAGACCCGCGCCTATGTCGCGATGCTGGCTCCCCGCTTGGACGGCTCGGCGCCCCTTCCGAGCCGCGCAACCGTCGCCGATTGGCGCGAGGCTGGACTCTTCGCCGACAGTTCGGCGGCTCATCCACTGCAAAATGGCAGCAGCCCGGATGCACGTCGACCGGCCCACGAAACGGGTCCAGCCGCCCCCAATCCCGGCATTTTCGTTGCCCGGCCCGGCGCGGAGACACGGCCATGA
- a CDS encoding DUF736 domain-containing protein: MPQIGEFTRTKSGFAGYVRTLTLDLEISLDKAEATEAENAPDYRLFHGDGDLAREIGAAWARTGEKAGEYFSVLIDDPMLAQPIRANLFCNGESSVWSLQWTRPPRRNGAA, translated from the coding sequence ATGCCCCAGATCGGTGAGTTCACTCGCACGAAATCCGGCTTTGCCGGGTATGTCCGAACGCTGACACTGGACCTTGAGATCTCCCTCGACAAGGCCGAGGCGACCGAGGCCGAGAACGCACCCGACTACCGCCTCTTTCACGGAGACGGTGACCTCGCCCGTGAAATAGGGGCGGCCTGGGCGCGCACCGGGGAGAAGGCCGGTGAGTATTTCTCGGTGCTGATCGACGATCCGATGCTGGCGCAGCCCATCCGTGCCAACCTGTTCTGCAACGGTGAAAGCTCGGTCTGGTCGCTGCAATGGACCCGTCCGCCGAGGCGCAACGGGGCGGCGTGA
- a CDS encoding type I restriction-modification system subunit M — protein sequence MAVKKSDLYSSLWASCDELRGGMDASQYKDYVLFMLFIKYVSDKYGDSDDLEPPIIIPKGASFKDLAALTGNPNIGDLINTQVIQPLVDTNEMLARTDFPDFNDPNKLGEGNDRVDRLGRLIAIFSSPDLNFAKNRADHDDILGDAYEYLMRHFATESGKSKGQFYTPSEVSRIIAKVIGISPKNTVAGTTAYDPTCGSGSLLLKVAAEAGKRITLEGQEKDVTTAGLARMNMILHDFPTAKIVAGNTLTTPKFLEGERLRTYDYVVANPPFSDKAWSTGFSYDDKGAISDKHNRFEWGAPPKKQGDYAYLLHIIRTMKSAGKAACILPHGVLFRGNAEADLREALIRSGYLKGIIGLPPNLFYGTGIPACIVVLDKENATARRGIFMIDASKGFRKDGAKNRLREQDIHRIVDTFRKGADVPGYARMVPFDEIADPRNAFNLNLARYIDTSEAEDIHDIEAHLQGGIPKRDIDALDSWWKVMPSLRGELFEDLRPGYLSLTRPIAEVKSAIEEHAEFRTFTASAAATFTEWRGRADAACRAFAPGDQPKELIEAISEDLLAAFQSVPLVDPYDVYQHLMDYWAEALQDDSYVIAATGWVAGSQPREIVKRKGKSGKLEWPEPGDYMLGRRRFTSDLIPSRLIVARYFAAEQAEIDAFDVRIAELEQDLAEKLEEGAGEDGLLVEVIEGEGDKQKITAKALKARLKEIGRDPDMADERQALEAYQKGMTTLDATKKKRKAADDALWKKAHDRYGTLTEDEAKTLVVADKWLDTIEARVTDEVAHVAQALSTRVKGLAERYAVPLPKLEEEVDVLAARVATHLKAMGAAWT from the coding sequence ATGGCAGTAAAGAAATCCGACCTTTATTCATCCCTTTGGGCCTCGTGTGACGAGCTGCGTGGAGGAATGGATGCCAGTCAATACAAAGACTACGTCCTATTCATGCTGTTCATTAAATACGTGTCCGACAAATATGGGGACAGCGATGACCTCGAGCCGCCAATCATCATTCCGAAAGGCGCGAGCTTCAAAGATTTGGCCGCCCTTACAGGAAATCCGAATATTGGCGATCTAATCAATACGCAGGTCATTCAGCCGCTTGTTGATACCAATGAGATGCTGGCGCGAACGGATTTCCCCGACTTCAACGATCCGAATAAACTTGGCGAAGGCAATGACCGCGTTGACCGGTTAGGTCGTCTGATTGCCATCTTCTCAAGCCCGGATCTGAATTTCGCGAAGAACCGCGCGGACCATGATGATATTCTGGGCGACGCCTATGAATATCTGATGCGCCATTTCGCGACCGAAAGCGGCAAGAGCAAGGGACAGTTCTACACCCCGTCGGAGGTCAGCCGGATCATCGCCAAGGTGATCGGTATCTCACCCAAGAATACCGTTGCCGGAACCACCGCCTACGACCCGACATGCGGATCGGGCTCGCTGCTGCTCAAAGTCGCGGCCGAGGCCGGGAAACGGATCACCCTCGAAGGCCAGGAGAAGGACGTGACCACCGCCGGTCTCGCCCGCATGAACATGATCCTGCACGACTTCCCGACGGCAAAGATCGTCGCGGGCAACACTCTGACAACCCCCAAATTCCTCGAGGGGGAGCGCCTTCGCACCTATGACTACGTCGTCGCCAATCCGCCGTTCTCGGACAAGGCGTGGAGCACCGGCTTCAGCTATGACGACAAGGGCGCGATTTCGGACAAGCACAACCGGTTCGAATGGGGCGCGCCGCCCAAGAAGCAGGGCGATTATGCCTATCTGCTGCACATCATCCGCACCATGAAAAGCGCGGGCAAGGCCGCCTGCATCCTTCCCCATGGCGTCCTGTTCCGCGGCAATGCTGAGGCCGATCTGCGGGAGGCATTGATCAGGTCGGGCTATCTCAAGGGGATCATCGGCCTGCCGCCGAACCTCTTTTACGGCACCGGCATTCCGGCCTGTATCGTCGTCCTCGACAAGGAGAACGCCACGGCCAGGCGCGGCATCTTCATGATCGACGCGTCCAAAGGTTTCCGCAAGGATGGTGCCAAGAACCGTCTGCGCGAGCAGGACATCCACCGCATCGTCGACACCTTCCGCAAGGGCGCCGATGTGCCGGGCTATGCCCGCATGGTGCCGTTCGACGAAATCGCCGACCCGCGCAACGCCTTCAACCTGAACCTGGCCCGCTACATCGACACCTCGGAAGCTGAGGACATCCACGACATCGAAGCGCACCTGCAGGGCGGTATCCCGAAACGGGACATCGACGCGCTGGACAGCTGGTGGAAGGTCATGCCGTCGCTGCGGGGCGAGCTCTTTGAAGACCTCCGACCGGGCTACCTGTCGCTGACGCGCCCGATCGCCGAGGTGAAATCGGCTATCGAGGAACATGCGGAATTTCGCACCTTCACCGCCTCTGCCGCCGCGACTTTCACGGAGTGGCGGGGCCGGGCGGATGCGGCCTGCCGCGCCTTCGCGCCGGGGGACCAGCCGAAGGAACTGATCGAGGCGATCTCGGAGGACCTGCTGGCCGCCTTCCAATCCGTCCCGCTCGTCGATCCCTACGATGTGTACCAGCACCTGATGGACTACTGGGCCGAGGCGCTGCAGGACGATTCCTATGTCATCGCAGCGACCGGTTGGGTGGCAGGCTCGCAGCCGCGCGAGATCGTCAAGCGCAAGGGCAAGAGCGGCAAGCTGGAATGGCCGGAGCCGGGCGACTACATGCTCGGCCGTCGTCGGTTCACCTCGGACCTGATCCCGTCACGCCTGATCGTCGCGCGGTACTTCGCGGCCGAGCAGGCCGAGATCGATGCCTTCGACGTGCGGATCGCGGAACTGGAGCAGGACCTCGCCGAAAAGCTCGAAGAGGGCGCGGGCGAGGACGGGCTGCTGGTCGAGGTGATCGAGGGCGAAGGCGACAAGCAGAAGATCACCGCGAAGGCGCTGAAGGCCCGGCTGAAGGAAATCGGCCGCGATCCCGACATGGCAGACGAGCGGCAGGCGCTCGAAGCCTACCAGAAGGGGATGACCACGCTCGACGCCACGAAGAAGAAGCGCAAGGCGGCGGACGATGCCCTGTGGAAGAAGGCGCACGACCGCTATGGCACGCTGACCGAGGACGAGGCCAAGACGCTGGTGGTCGCGGACAAGTGGCTCGACACCATCGAGGCCCGCGTGACCGATGAGGTCGCGCATGTGGCGCAAGCTCTCTCCACCCGGGTCAAGGGCCTGGCCGAGCGCTATGCCGTGCCGCTGCCCAAGCTGGAGGAAGAGGTCGATGTGCTTGCCGCCCGTGTCGCAACCCATCTGAAGGCGATGGGGGCCGCATGGACCTGA
- a CDS encoding restriction endonuclease subunit S: MDLRPGYKQTEIGSIPEDWDVAPLGAICAMKSGEGITSASIRDFGPFPVFGGNGLRGFTTRFTHDGDFALVGRQGALCGNVYGVSGRFFASEHAVVVTPQNGTSIAWLTRVLKRMELNQYSESSAQPGLSVQKILRLQVAFPPISEQKAIAEALSNIDAAINQSSELISKKRDLRTAAMQQLLSGRTRLAAYSKASIGYKQTEIGNIPTDWDLVNLGSIGESLIGLTYAPTDVRSNGTLVLRSSNIQNDTLAFANNVFVEKLIPQKIMVRPGDVLICVRNGSVDLIGKSALLDERTVGMTFGAFMAVYRSEIGRLINYHFQSSSMKKQIKEHLGATINQITNKSLNSFRIPLSRNKQEQHDIADVLSDMDAEITALEARLEKTRALKQGMMQTLLTGRVRLPVQAEALDPLEVSHA, from the coding sequence ATGGACCTGAGGCCCGGTTACAAACAGACCGAGATTGGGTCGATTCCGGAGGACTGGGATGTGGCACCCTTGGGCGCCATCTGCGCAATGAAGAGTGGAGAAGGAATCACGAGCGCTTCAATCCGCGACTTCGGGCCCTTTCCAGTTTTTGGTGGAAACGGGCTGCGCGGATTCACGACCCGCTTTACACACGACGGTGACTTCGCGCTTGTCGGTCGTCAAGGTGCGCTATGCGGTAATGTCTACGGTGTTTCAGGTAGGTTTTTCGCTTCCGAACACGCTGTAGTCGTTACTCCGCAAAATGGCACTTCCATTGCTTGGCTGACGCGTGTTCTGAAGCGCATGGAGCTGAATCAATACTCTGAGTCCTCTGCGCAGCCCGGCCTTTCTGTTCAAAAGATACTTCGTTTGCAGGTGGCTTTCCCACCCATTTCCGAGCAGAAAGCTATCGCAGAGGCGCTGTCGAACATAGATGCAGCGATCAATCAGAGTTCAGAATTGATTTCTAAAAAGCGCGATCTCCGCACTGCTGCAATGCAACAGCTTCTTTCTGGAAGGACGCGATTGGCAGCTTACTCTAAAGCGAGTATCGGATACAAACAAACGGAGATTGGAAATATTCCGACAGATTGGGACCTAGTAAATCTTGGGTCGATTGGCGAAAGCCTAATCGGCTTGACCTATGCGCCCACAGATGTCCGCAGCAATGGCACCCTAGTTCTGCGATCTTCGAATATTCAGAATGATACCCTCGCGTTCGCCAACAACGTTTTTGTTGAAAAGTTGATCCCGCAGAAAATAATGGTTCGTCCCGGCGACGTCCTAATTTGTGTAAGAAATGGAAGCGTTGACCTGATTGGAAAGTCTGCGCTCTTGGACGAGCGCACGGTCGGAATGACATTTGGGGCCTTCATGGCTGTATATCGAAGCGAGATCGGGCGCCTAATAAACTACCACTTTCAATCTAGCTCCATGAAAAAACAGATCAAAGAACACCTAGGGGCAACGATAAATCAGATCACAAATAAGAGCTTGAATTCCTTCCGGATTCCGCTCTCCCGCAATAAGCAGGAGCAGCATGATATTGCAGACGTTCTGTCTGACATGGATGCTGAGATCACTGCACTGGAGGCCCGTCTCGAAAAAACCCGGGCGCTCAAGCAGGGGATGATGCAGACCTTGCTGACCGGCCGCGTGCGCCTGCCGGTGCAAGCCGAGGCGTTGGACCCGTTGGAGGTGTCGCATGCCTGA